The sequence TTGCATTTAACATCTTTGAAAATCGCTAGTCttctattaaataatttatagctatcacacatgtattttacTTCATCTTTCGATCTCAGTCTAAACATGTAATTTTCGGTAGTATTATAATCATTCAAAGGCTCAATCTTTGAAATTGTTAGAACAATAAAACATGCACTCGGAAAATTTAGGAAATTAACcagataataatttaatcataGGTTAAAAAAGGGTCCCCTAATTTTGATAAACTAAACTTAGTTCATAGCTGGGACGAATAAATGAAGTCTTAACAATGTTTAGCAAAACATCAACGTCAGCAATCCAAACACAATTAAGAGACAGTTTAATATTAGGATAAACTCTTGAAATATCTTTGTTTTGTTGATCCTTCTTTGTTTCCCTTGCGCTCTTCCTTGCTCCTCCCTGgattttttctttgatttttatgCTGAAAGTTTTTCCAAAAGTGGCCGCTGCTTCTATCTTTTCTTCTTTCCAAATATATCGCACCTTCCCCTCAAAACTAATGTGCATTTTGTATGTATGTGAATTAACGTGGAACCCTAGGCCCACTAATCCTTTTATTTTTCAGATGCAAGTTAAGTATATCTGAATATGCATCGGTCCTTGCAATAACAGTGTTAATCCAAAGCCTTGTTGGTCTTGATATACATTGAATAATTCTTGAAATCAAGCTTGATAAACTTAACTTGTTAGGTGCTTAAAAAAACATTTGACAAATTTCATATTCATTGCTCTCTTTTCTGTTCTTTGCAGGCATAATTCTGGTAGCAATCATATACTATTTTTCTCAACCTCTAGGAACCATGACATGGATCAGGGCATTACTGTATCCTTTGAATGCCGTTTTATATATTGTAGAATCTCCGTTTCCTTTTTAATGAACTTTTTTGTATGATCGGATAATGTAAATTCCATTTCCTTGACCACTTAACTGCGGATATTGTGCTATTGCACCAACTATCTTAGCTGGTCAAATTGATCCCATACTTTTTGAGGCTCTATATGTGAGTCAGCAATGTCTACTATTTATGCTCTTTGCTCTTGATATTATGCAACAGTAATATTTACGAAGTTTGAGCATGGAAAGTTTAATTTGTGTGAGTCAAATTTCACAGGCTTCTCAACATGCAATATTTTTCTGTGCAAGGATTCCACAGATTTGGGCCAACTTAAAAGTAAGGATTTAATTCAACCTTATTTCTTTCTATTTTAATAACCATGAGATGTCTATTTTGATCTCATCACGTATACTCATTCcatgattaaaattttcattctgcAATATAGTTCCAAGGatacttaaataaaatatggtGTCTTGCAAGGGTGAATGATATGTTCAAAATTGCACAAAAAGTTGTGATTTGCGTCAATTGTTCAGGATGAAAATTTTCTagtaataaaattgaaaataatactGATTCCCCCTTATTGTACTAACAAGTTATtattgctgttttgagcagaacAAAAGTACGGGCGAGCTTAGCTTTTTGACATCGTTGATGAATTTTGCTGGTTCGATGGGTAAGTTTGTTGTATTTgcaaaattcagatttaatgGGAGGTATGTAATTGTCTAATGGCTGTTAATTTCTCTTTGCCAGTAAGGGTCTTCACCAGCATTCAGGAAAAGGCGCCAACAAGTGGTAAAATTACTTCTTCTTTTTTGCTGGAAATTAATATTGGCAGTGCAACCtatgaaaacattaaaatataatgACTCCTCATAATCTCACGTGATTACCATCGATGATTTATAAGGCAGACTTCAGCTCTCTGTGTTCTTGGAATTTGCATTTTTGTCCCTGGTTAATCGAGTTGAAATGGAGGTTTTGTATCTTAATTACTCATTTTAGGAGTCCTTTAAACTGACTTTGATCTTCTTGAATTTGTTGTAGTGGTTTTGGGCTCCATTATTGGCATTATGACTAATGGCACCATCTTAAGTCAGATAATTATGTACCAAAAACCACCTgcaaagaaacaaaagaaagcCGATTAGAGAACTGAAGATGGCTCCTCCAGCTTTCTTATGCTGCCAACACCAAGACTGAATTTTGGTGGCAAAATTTATGCGCAGTTGCACCGTAACAGCTCTCAGCTGTTTGATTATGTAGTTTTTTTCAATCTAAACGTTCAAGGTTTttgtttattagaaaatttGTTCTTGCAGGCGATAGTCATGTAGAATGTTTTCCGTCTGTGTTATTTCTGaatttgagaaatatgtttagATTATATAATAGAATAGATGGTTTCTAATTGGCCTTTCCCCGATGCAACCATACCGTGCTCCATGCTCGAACAACTTTGTCACCATGGTAAACTCACAAATATACCGGAAAATAACTATTTTGGTCCCAATAGTTTAGTTTTTGAACTTTTTATGATGACAGTTTTGTCTCGTAAACTTTTAAAAAGAGCGTAAAATTTGTTTTTACCCCACTATCTAAAATAATGAGCATAAATTCGTGCTTTACTTGGTCAAATACTACACGTGATTCAATTAACGAGTCaacataacaaaataaataaataatacgaTTCCTCTTCTAAGGATTGCAAATAATATAACCAAATCTGAAGTGACAGATACGAGATATCCTAGTATGCCCACTAATGGTATGTGCTTTAATaattaggaaattttttttttttggtcaaatCTTTCAATTTGAAAGTTTGCTCactaaattttcaaagtttgatttttggtacattaattttaaatttttgactaTTTTGTTTCAATTGTcaatatatcatcgataaatGTCGACATCAAAAATTGTTGATTTGTCATATGATATGTCAAAAATTGAACTAAAATAGTCGAAAATTTAAAGTTAGTGAACAAAACCTAACTTTGgactaaaacataaaattatataagatagtggactaaaaaaatcattttcccaCAATTACTTGTACAATGATTGAATGAAATTATATTTGTATTCTTAACTTTAGTTCGAATCATTATTTGCATTTATAAGGAGAAAAAAATGGAGAAAGCAAAAATAATGCGTCGGATGTAAGTTTTGAAAttcctcatttttttttatctccaaATATATTTGTCTtatgttttagttttattatattatgaccgttaatatttatttcattttatagtCTAGTTATGGTGAACCTTTTGACTTTATTTAGTGGGCCATCAATTGAGTTTTTGTTTTGTCAGATGCTAAAACCGACTGAGTATCATTGTCACCGATCGACATCCTCAGATTAATGTAGGCTATTTGAGTTTTTAGGATTTCAGAACCCCCATGTCTCAGATTTAATTAACAGTCTTTTTGTTCTGAACCATGTACGTTTACAAGTATCTCATATCATTCTATTTATTCCATTCCTTGTATTATTGACAGCCGACTCGTATCCATAAGCTTCATGCTCCCCATGATTGTTTAGCTGCATCAACATTCAATAAACAAAAAGATCAAGAGCTTGAAAGTCACTTCATTGATGGATGTTTCTGTGGGTGAGCTGATCAAAACTGTGTATATTTGCGTGTGTGAGTGTATTTTTCTGGTCCTTTTAATTCTTACCGTTAGCAgatgtaataatataattaagaaGCTCAAATTTGATTGTAACCTTGTTTAGATAGAGCCCAGTTGCTATCAACTCCCACATGCCATGCAAAGTAACCAAGCAACCCTTTCTGCTTGGCATACGAAACTTTAGCAACAACCGATTGAGTGTCATCGTAACCGATCCACGTCGTCCCCGAGTAGCAGTAATTCGTCACAATGGTGGAATTGTAGACAACCACCGTGCCACTATTCTGCGATATGAAATTTCTGATTTGATTGTAGCCCATCGCACCGCTATCTGGTCAGGCAGGTCCAGTTGATGGTGCCAACAATGCATGATTATTGGCATTGGCCAAACGCCAAGCATACCCGTAAAACGGTATCCCAAGTGCCAGTTTCTTGGCACTTAAACCTGCCTGAATCCAAGAATTGATTCCATAGCTTCCACTAACTTGGCTGGTTGAATCATACAGCATAGAATGTGAATTTGTGTATCTATACCATGAAGGATCGTAAAAGTCATACGCCATAGCGTTGACCCAATCAAGATTCTGGTTTATCGAATTCACGGGGTAGTTCAGTCCGTTCAAACTCGCGGCGTAGTAAAACGCTGCCGTTAACAAAAGGGGTGGCTTCCCAGAGCTCTGGGCCTAGGTCGTGACAGCGGTGCGCCATTCTGTTAAAAGAGTACCTAAATTAGTCATGTCCGAAGATGTTTGCGGGTACTCCCAATCGAGATCAAGCCCGAAAAATCCATAGAATCTGGCTAATCTTATCGAAGAATCGATGAAAGATTTTCTCGAGGATGACTGGCTAGCCATCTGAGAGAAGACAGTTTTGTTAGCACTTCCACCACCACTGGACAAAAGGGTTTTGACTGAAGGGTTTTTGAGTTGTACAGTTCTTGTGAACTGGTAGAAGGAAGCATTATTTGCGGAAGAAATGGTGACTTTTTTGGTTTGGGTATCAAGATCCGCAAATGCGCAGAATATGTGCGTGAAAAGAGACGAGTTGATGTTTGAGGCTGCGAATCCACTGTCTTGGAACCAGTACACACCATTCACTGCATTTTGTCCCGCACAAAATCGCAGTTGAAGGATAGAAAGGACGGAGAAAATAAGGAAGATCTTCGTTCAGTCAGCCATGAAAAGATGAAGATATTCATCTACCTTTTTATAGTAACAAATTCTCGAATTGCAGCAGATAACATATCACGTGGCATGACTTTGAATTAGAAGTATAGACAAAAAAAAAGTTAGGCTATCCTATACTTGCTATTTAtagttaataaaaaatttattaatatatatgtaaaatatccATGAAAttcatcaatatatatatataacttggAATACCTTTGTTCGTTTGAATTCGAATGATCGCAAAGAATTAAATATAGCAATTTTCCTATAACTTATAATAGATATAGATCAAGGTATATATGTTCTTTGTTTATTATGGGTTACATCAATCTGACATTTTTGACCACACCCATGATGAAATAATTTTCCATCTTGATTAGGTGGAATAATAGGATAGGTAGTGCATGCACTAAAGTTTTTAATGAATTGAATTTATGCAAAGTTTGACATTTTCTCCTATGGTAACTTCACTAATATATGTATAAGCAAACGTTTTCAATTTTGAAACGCAATTGAATGCTTTTGGATTGGTTTTCGGGAAATCGatctatatatttaattaaattctttttagcaATATACGAGCtccttaattttttgtttttaactaTTTGTCTGGCCTTTAGCATCATATTCAGTCCtatatatttatctatttaCAATTTTGAGATAATcattatctttttaatttttttcaattcgGTCGTTTTTTCGAACATGCGCTGATGTGATCCCGATATGACTCTGACTTGATTCTGACATGATGCTCGTGTGTGCAGTGTTATATCAACACTCATAATGAAAAATTGACTAAATgtacaaaaatttgaaatatacatGACTAAAACTCAATTTTCACAACACAGAAGACCAAAATTATAAACAGAACAAAAGTAAATAacaaaattgcaatttttcatatatatatatggtttttACTTTGATAAATACCTTTATGCTCATTTACAATCTTAATAGATTACTAGattgtttgataaaatatcGAACTAATGCCATTCCAAGGAAAGTTCTTAGCCACTGATGACCGatccttttgtttttttgtgcacttgatatttgaaattaccaaattatataaataaagcGTGTATTTATGCAGGAAATAAAGATAATTTACTAAAAGTATCATTCATTTGttaaacatatcaaaattaatttgtaagttgatctattttttgttttgctAATTTAATTAGtgaaaaatttgttatttaCATCCGACGTATGTCAACATTCCAATTCATTGAATACAGGCAAGAGGCTCgaagtttctgaattttgtaaatttaaaattttaacattccAATAACTGTCCACATTTGGCGTCTGCcatattgttttatttaataataaataaattacagGACATCTTTGTCAAAATTCTTCACTAAAGAcaatttttacaaatttatcaGTAATTAAACATTTTGAAATGAGACGattcaatattaaatttgaagGAAGAAATTTGGTTTTTATAAAAGAATATCCATTAAATGAATACTTGGTTTATTTTCCATGCACCAAAGACTTTACTTGTTCAAAGTGAACCTTTTTTCCAACCAATTAATGGACCGTCTTAGGTGACGTGGATGAGAGAAAACATCACGTATCTCTCACTCTTCATCTCgatatatcacaaaatttcaATATAATCAATATGTTAGTTATATATTCGAAAATTTCGACATTTTCTATCGGACTAGTATGGTACCTAGGTATAAAAGTTGGCCACGTACAAGAGATGCATGAATTCCAGTTTACAGCGTATGTGTTACTGTTGTCTATGTCATCCAAGAGCTAGCATGCATGGATTGGCTGCAGCATAACATGGTGACCAACGCTATAAAAATTAACACAATTACTTTTTAATactcatttatataatttaaattatttttatgtaatagATAGTGTGATCGTCGCTATACAAATTAAATCATGATGTGTACATACACTCTTCATAATTTTTAAGGTGAagatattattttgaatcatcTTCATTTTAACCAAGTAACcactaaatattaatattaacttATGTGCNAATTAGTGAAGgagtaatattattaaattttgttttgtccatgttttttttatatattacgAATGTTGATGGTTTTTAGTAAGTATATTTTGTTGAGTaaccaaatttttaaataagtttCTGAAAATAATAAAGAGGAAACTGTTGCCAACTTatattatcaaaaataaaaaagaaatgcaTCAAGCAAAAAGTACATATGTggcataaatatttcttattcAATTGACTactaatattttgaaataacaatAGATATTAAGAACATAATTTGGAGAACAATGGCAATAAGCAAGAAAACTCACACATATGATGaaacaatattatttattaatggcTCTCACCTCATATTCAAGCAATCAAAGGTGTTTATTATCCTTCATGGGTTTAACTTTGCGTTTCCTCGCGCCAAACTTGAAAAGTATTGATGGTTACAGTATCAATTTCTGTTTATTATGGTTGGAAGTTTGTGTTTGTGTTTATTTACTTTGTTCAGTCATACTTGGATTGGCTTTGTAACAAAATAAGTTTTCAAGTCTGAaaatggtatatatatatatatatacatatatatatatatatatgatcaatTTGTCTTGCAATTTTGACCAATGAGAAGTTTGTAAAATGGTCAAGATTTATTGATGTTTtcgataatttttcaaattgaattttttactTTCCAAAAATGATATTTAGAGTGCTGGGACTCGGGAGCAATAGTTTTCTTATTACTCACCACGGTAAAACATGCATCATTTCCTACCCTTTCAGTTAAGAAAGAGTCAAAATAACAATTAATGAGACAAATTTCAATTGACAATAGCAAATGACTCGGACCGTAAATTTGTGTTTCGACTTGTTCGTGTTTCTGAGAGATGGATCAGTAAAGACACTCTTCTCATTTACAAAAGAATTTGTAAAACTGGGACTCGTAAAGAGTTGCAATGACATCATCTTAGTAAAAAACTGTAAAAATGGCCAGCAGCTAGGCTCCATGGTAAGTATCGACGCTCAGCGTTATGATCTATAAATCTGCAAACGTTGATTCAAGGGACTGCTAATAAAGGCAGTAAAAGTTAATGGTTTTTTAACTGGACTAGAAAAGGGTTCTGAGGATACCTTGCAAAGGGATTGCATGAAATCCACTTTCTCTCAAccattcaacaaaattatcaAGAATTAGAGGCCAAGCATCACCAGAATCGTAATTCTGAAGGACAGGAAAGCTTATCTACGAAAGTAGATACATCgtgtaaatataatataaaataaaaactgaaggaTGCAATGAAAATCAAGTCATAACAGAGGAGAGAATTACCTCTTTGCA comes from Primulina huaijiensis isolate GDHJ02 chromosome 2, ASM1229523v2, whole genome shotgun sequence and encodes:
- the LOC140971324 gene encoding mannose-P-dolichol utilization defect 1 protein homolog 2-like — its product is MVEMKFIGMDFGCALGSLSNGEFPEKDCLLPLISKLLGYCIVAASTTVKLPQILKILKNSSVRGLSILSFELEVVGYTIALAYCLHKGLPFSAYGELAFLLLQGIILVAIIYYFSQPLGTMTWIRALLYCAIAPTILAGQIDPILFEALYASQHAIFFCARIPQIWANLKNKSTGELSFLTSLMNFAGSMVRVFTSIQEKAPTSVVLGSIIGIMTNGTILSQIIMYQKPPAKKQKKAD